From Virgibacillus ihumii, the proteins below share one genomic window:
- a CDS encoding DUF1801 domain-containing protein, whose amino-acid sequence MYELKTKPNDESVIDFIEQVESPKKREDAYRLLDIFTETSGYEATMWGPSIIGFGSYHYKYSTGHEGDAPLVGFSPRKARFSLYFATGDTDRENLLGKLGKHKAGKACVYVNKLADIDVEILKDLIRRSITFLRETYPEK is encoded by the coding sequence ATGTATGAATTGAAAACGAAACCAAATGACGAAAGTGTTATTGATTTTATTGAGCAAGTGGAAAGTCCTAAAAAGCGTGAAGATGCATACAGGTTATTGGATATTTTTACTGAAACAAGTGGTTATGAAGCCACGATGTGGGGACCAAGTATCATCGGTTTTGGATCGTATCATTACAAATATTCTACCGGCCACGAAGGTGATGCGCCGTTAGTCGGTTTTTCCCCGAGAAAAGCACGATTCAGTCTGTACTTTGCAACAGGTGATACGGATCGTGAGAATTTGCTTGGCAAGCTGGGTAAACATAAAGCTGGTAAAGCATGCGTGTATGTAAACAAGCTGGCTGATATTGATGTGGAAATATTAAAAGATTTAATTAGGCGGTCAATCACTTTTTTGCGCGAAACATATCCTGAAAAATAA
- a CDS encoding GNAT family N-acetyltransferase, which produces MELILKNGTSLYVREYRESDFENIHQLNATENWNNLVKQKKKTMQAWNNSNIAYVVLDEDKSFVGSIRGMTDKTITLFICEVLIDKDYRGQGTGRELLKLIHSLYPSTRMELLATSTSQSFYAQLDYRPFYGYRKTYEEWDIGLK; this is translated from the coding sequence GTGGAACTTATCTTAAAAAATGGAACATCGTTGTATGTCAGGGAATACAGAGAAAGTGATTTTGAAAATATTCATCAGTTAAATGCTACCGAAAATTGGAACAATCTCGTTAAACAAAAGAAGAAGACAATGCAGGCCTGGAATAACTCCAATATTGCATACGTCGTACTGGATGAGGACAAGAGTTTTGTCGGATCTATCCGGGGAATGACAGATAAAACAATTACACTATTTATTTGCGAAGTACTGATAGACAAGGATTATCGAGGCCAAGGTACCGGCCGGGAACTGCTGAAATTAATTCACAGTTTATATCCATCAACCCGAATGGAGCTGCTTGCCACAAGTACATCGCAGTCCTTTTATGCACAGTTGGACTACCGGCCATTTTACGGGTACAGAAAAACGTATGAGGAATGGGACATTGGTTTGAAATAA
- a CDS encoding ABC transporter permease → MRNAMKVAKWEIKRNMKNKSFLIGLFLTPVLFLGFMFFGSLFGGESESETTTVFISDDLGVYDSLQQTVQQQDLSWDMQKTDIAQDEMNEKLDSTEDTAYIFLNQDSLQSGTIPVYTSEDIDSSFMQQVQILAGPIRTSQLQEIGLTDEQLATVATGVHFKETSAENLGSGTESSESGPFTGNVLERVIPVAFAGIILLSIVFSGMYIFQSASNEKKDKIAEIILSSLTPGELMQGKIIGYFVLGMIQAVVFLAFAVPIAIWKLDVPILEYLLVPELMLYIFIAILGYFLFAAIFVGIGATMADMSSGSNFQGMVMMLPFLPFVFIGPVISDAAGLVAQIGSYIPFTAPGVLLLRLAVLEEVPTVQIIISLAILIVSIWICMKIAGKIFKTGILMYGKNATPAEIWKWIRA, encoded by the coding sequence ATGCGTAACGCAATGAAGGTTGCCAAATGGGAAATTAAACGGAACATGAAAAACAAGTCGTTTCTGATCGGACTTTTTTTGACACCTGTATTGTTTTTAGGATTCATGTTTTTCGGAAGTCTGTTTGGTGGGGAATCAGAATCGGAAACAACAACCGTTTTTATCAGTGACGACTTAGGTGTTTATGACAGTCTGCAGCAAACTGTCCAGCAACAGGACCTGAGCTGGGATATGCAAAAGACGGACATCGCCCAGGATGAAATGAACGAAAAACTTGATTCCACCGAAGATACAGCATATATTTTCCTGAACCAGGATTCTCTGCAAAGTGGCACAATCCCGGTGTATACAAGTGAAGATATCGACAGTTCGTTTATGCAACAGGTTCAGATTCTGGCAGGACCAATTCGCACTTCCCAACTGCAAGAAATCGGCTTAACGGATGAACAGCTTGCCACCGTCGCAACAGGTGTTCATTTTAAGGAAACATCCGCTGAAAACCTCGGAAGTGGTACAGAATCCTCGGAGTCCGGACCATTCACCGGGAATGTGCTTGAACGAGTGATTCCGGTTGCTTTTGCCGGAATTATTCTGCTTTCCATTGTATTTTCAGGGATGTATATTTTTCAAAGTGCATCCAATGAAAAGAAAGATAAAATTGCTGAAATAATCCTTTCGTCACTTACTCCAGGTGAATTGATGCAGGGGAAAATCATCGGTTATTTTGTACTTGGTATGATTCAGGCAGTTGTGTTTCTTGCATTTGCTGTGCCGATTGCTATTTGGAAGCTGGATGTTCCGATTCTGGAATACCTGCTTGTTCCGGAATTGATGTTGTATATTTTCATCGCCATCCTTGGTTACTTCCTGTTTGCAGCTATATTTGTGGGAATTGGCGCAACGATGGCAGATATGTCATCAGGAAGCAATTTTCAGGGGATGGTCATGATGCTGCCGTTTTTACCGTTCGTATTTATCGGACCAGTTATCAGTGATGCGGCAGGACTCGTTGCACAAATTGGCTCGTATATTCCCTTCACAGCACCTGGCGTGTTATTGCTTAGACTGGCTGTATTAGAGGAAGTTCCAACGGTGCAAATTATTATTTCACTGGCAATTCTCATCGTCAGCATATGGATCTGTATGAAGATTGCCGGCAAAATATTTAAGACTGGAATTCTCATGTATGGGAAGAATGCAACACCTGCTGAAATCTGGAAATGGATCCGGGCTTAG
- a CDS encoding ester cyclase, with translation MIQKHEKLYDNWMAIWNGDFRKIPDMIHKDFVGHWPDHDVEGIFGLEEAVKMGRAYFYDIRFEPVIPPICDGNRLSGYWKMTAHYLGNMEDAKADKGTPVIFKGMDILVFEDGKCMEYYVISDTMSLMKQLQIG, from the coding sequence ATGATACAAAAACACGAAAAGCTGTACGATAACTGGATGGCGATCTGGAACGGTGACTTTAGGAAAATTCCGGACATGATACATAAGGACTTTGTCGGTCACTGGCCGGATCATGATGTGGAAGGGATTTTCGGCCTGGAGGAAGCTGTCAAAATGGGAAGAGCTTATTTTTATGATATTAGGTTCGAGCCGGTTATTCCTCCTATTTGTGATGGAAATCGTCTGTCGGGCTATTGGAAGATGACTGCGCATTATCTGGGAAATATGGAAGATGCAAAAGCTGATAAAGGAACACCGGTTATATTTAAAGGTATGGACATTCTTGTTTTTGAAGATGGAAAATGCATGGAATATTATGTAATTTCTGATACAATGTCGCTAATGAAACAGTTGCAGATTGGTTAG
- a CDS encoding sulfite exporter TauE/SafE family protein, which translates to MLAGVLLETILLYAVIILIASVLQTSTGFGFSIVATPFLLVMFEPREAIQINLILSLLISVALILKIRKDIDTGILKRLITGSLVGLPIGISIFLVMHMTLLKLGVGALIILLTVLLMMKFRIRQNPKRDLVIGGVSGAFTTSIGIPGPPILLYFSGTDTSKEKLRGTTLAFYLWIYAVSLVIQIIFAGTSKEIWQTGAAALPIVIIGLLLGQLLFKWISQELFRKLTYVLLFFSGIYLFVQQL; encoded by the coding sequence ATGCTGGCGGGTGTTCTTTTGGAAACTATCTTATTATATGCAGTCATTATTTTAATAGCTTCGGTTCTGCAAACAAGTACCGGGTTTGGTTTTTCTATTGTGGCGACACCATTTTTACTTGTCATGTTTGAACCGCGGGAAGCGATACAAATTAATCTGATTTTGTCATTGCTAATATCAGTCGCACTCATCTTAAAAATCAGGAAAGATATTGATACAGGGATTTTAAAGCGATTAATAACAGGAAGTCTGGTCGGACTGCCAATCGGGATTTCCATATTTCTGGTGATGCACATGACTCTGTTAAAGCTTGGAGTGGGGGCTCTGATTATACTCCTGACGGTTTTGTTGATGATGAAATTCCGCATCCGTCAGAACCCGAAACGTGATCTGGTGATTGGCGGTGTTTCCGGTGCATTCACAACCAGCATCGGCATACCGGGTCCACCGATTTTACTTTATTTTTCCGGTACTGACACATCTAAAGAAAAACTGCGGGGCACCACATTGGCTTTTTATCTATGGATTTATGCGGTCAGTCTGGTCATTCAGATTATTTTTGCGGGAACATCAAAAGAAATCTGGCAAACAGGTGCAGCTGCATTGCCAATCGTCATTATCGGACTGTTGCTTGGGCAGCTGCTTTTTAAGTGGATCAGTCAGGAATTGTTCCGTAAGCTGACATACGTCCTGTTGTTTTTCTCCGGGATATATTTATTTGTCCAGCAATTATAG
- a CDS encoding superoxide dismutase family protein translates to MKKWLLMLPLGIFLLLGAWTFDKQSMKSAHEMKEPTERATVTLFNKDKEKVGTAQLKQLHDKVEISLDAENLPPGEHGFHIHETGVCEAPSFESAGGHFNPTDAKHGFKHPKGPHAGDLPNIVVNEEGKVNAKGVNDMVTLMEGKQNSLFDEDGSALIIHSQPDDYISQPSGDAGERIACGVIEK, encoded by the coding sequence ATGAAGAAATGGCTTTTGATGTTACCACTTGGTATATTTCTGCTGCTCGGTGCATGGACGTTCGACAAGCAAAGCATGAAAAGTGCCCATGAAATGAAGGAGCCAACCGAGAGGGCGACTGTTACACTATTTAACAAAGATAAAGAAAAAGTGGGTACTGCACAACTGAAACAATTGCACGACAAAGTTGAAATTTCGCTTGATGCCGAAAACCTGCCACCAGGGGAACACGGGTTTCATATCCATGAAACAGGAGTTTGTGAGGCACCAAGTTTTGAATCAGCCGGCGGGCATTTTAATCCCACAGATGCAAAACATGGATTCAAACATCCAAAAGGTCCGCATGCCGGTGACCTGCCGAATATTGTAGTAAATGAGGAAGGAAAAGTTAATGCTAAAGGTGTCAACGACATGGTTACGCTGATGGAAGGGAAGCAAAATTCACTGTTTGATGAAGATGGTTCTGCTTTGATTATTCATTCGCAGCCTGATGACTATATTTCACAGCCCTCCGGTGATGCAGGTGAGCGGATTGCCTGCGGTGTGATTGAAAAATGA
- a CDS encoding flavoprotein has translation MNSFREFINHYMNSWRSSSLVEMEKVISKDFHAREIRDGEATDYGYEQSVTGWEQGFHYAIESGSEWDLHELAVFPLHNAEMMAIISASMIIDGRKTTNANLFFNTFRKNEDNGWKLVRSYIEAGVPTENLNKVQINL, from the coding sequence GTGAATAGTTTTAGAGAATTTATAAATCATTATATGAATAGTTGGCGGTCATCCTCGCTGGTCGAAATGGAGAAGGTTATTTCAAAAGATTTTCATGCACGGGAGATCAGGGACGGTGAAGCAACTGATTATGGGTACGAGCAGTCGGTGACCGGATGGGAGCAAGGTTTCCATTATGCAATCGAATCAGGATCAGAATGGGATTTGCATGAATTAGCTGTATTTCCATTGCACAATGCTGAAATGATGGCGATCATATCAGCATCCATGATTATCGATGGAAGAAAGACTACTAATGCCAATCTGTTTTTTAACACGTTCAGAAAAAACGAAGATAACGGGTGGAAACTTGTCCGAAGCTACATTGAAGCCGGTGTTCCAACTGAAAACTTAAATAAAGTACAAATTAATCTGTAA
- a CDS encoding PspC domain-containing protein — protein MKKFYKSTRERQLSGVLGGLSEIYNLEVSILRIITVILTFVTSGFLLLVYIIAAIVLPTDKQLS, from the coding sequence ATGAAAAAGTTCTATAAGTCAACCCGGGAAAGACAATTATCCGGAGTGTTAGGCGGACTAAGCGAAATATATAACCTTGAAGTCAGCATACTTCGGATCATTACAGTGATCTTAACCTTCGTTACAAGTGGGTTTCTGTTATTAGTGTACATCATTGCCGCAATTGTTTTACCGACAGACAAACAATTATCATGA
- a CDS encoding DinB family protein — MNVLKEQYELVKHTRELLFQFCETLDTADYTKELEGFGWGSVRNLHVHIAECYQNWLGRFGLRESLLLIEPSQVQSVSDMRGAFKQVDLLVHRFLDEFEGRYNAKVEGTVPWQEDNTELSVLWLFTHTLTHEFHHKGQIVTMGRQLGYIPTDTDLILPEEIVK, encoded by the coding sequence GTGAACGTTCTAAAGGAGCAATATGAATTAGTAAAGCATACAAGGGAGCTTTTGTTTCAATTTTGCGAGACGTTGGATACTGCGGACTATACGAAAGAACTGGAAGGGTTCGGATGGGGGTCTGTCCGTAACCTGCATGTGCATATTGCTGAATGCTATCAAAATTGGCTGGGGAGATTTGGGCTGCGGGAAAGTTTGTTGCTCATAGAACCCAGTCAGGTGCAGAGTGTGAGTGATATGCGGGGCGCATTTAAACAGGTGGATCTGTTGGTACACCGATTTTTAGATGAATTTGAGGGGAGGTATAATGCCAAGGTCGAAGGTACGGTTCCATGGCAGGAAGACAATACTGAATTGTCAGTGCTGTGGCTGTTCACGCATACACTCACTCACGAATTTCACCATAAAGGGCAAATCGTGACAATGGGTCGGCAGTTAGGCTATATTCCAACGGACACCGACCTGATTTTACCTGAGGAAATTGTAAAATGA
- a CDS encoding ABC transporter ATP-binding protein has protein sequence METVLAVDSLEKSFKEKQILKKVSFEVRKGEIMAILGPNGAGKSTTIRNIMGIMYPDAGTVSFQGYGEIPRHKIGYLPEERGLYKNVKVMDILLYLAELKDYPLKQAKERALSYLKKFDLEGMENVSVEELSKGMGQKVQFISSIIHEPDLLILDEPFSGLDPVSQELFKQEIRNLAENGTAILLSSHQMNLVEEMCDRLFMMANGQKVIYGDMDDVKTEYANFKCTIRGKNDRSMLEALPDVQRVEQDEDTSILYLTKNVEAASWLKNLPDNLMVHELSIDRISLHEIFIDIATDKNLLQEAGEVYA, from the coding sequence ATGGAGACGGTTCTTGCAGTAGATTCATTGGAAAAGTCATTTAAAGAAAAACAAATTTTGAAGAAGGTGTCCTTTGAGGTCCGCAAAGGTGAAATTATGGCAATTCTGGGACCAAACGGAGCGGGTAAATCGACGACGATCCGGAACATTATGGGCATCATGTACCCGGATGCCGGCACGGTTTCGTTTCAGGGATATGGGGAAATCCCCCGGCATAAAATCGGATATTTGCCGGAAGAGCGCGGGTTATACAAAAATGTCAAAGTAATGGATATCCTGCTTTATTTAGCAGAGTTAAAAGATTATCCACTAAAACAAGCAAAGGAACGTGCCCTTAGCTATTTAAAAAAATTCGACCTTGAAGGAATGGAAAATGTTTCAGTTGAGGAACTATCAAAAGGGATGGGGCAAAAGGTACAATTCATTTCTTCCATTATACATGAGCCGGATTTGTTGATTTTGGATGAACCTTTTTCCGGACTTGATCCGGTTAGTCAGGAACTTTTCAAGCAGGAAATCCGTAATCTGGCTGAGAATGGGACTGCTATTCTATTATCCTCCCATCAAATGAATCTGGTCGAGGAAATGTGTGACAGATTGTTTATGATGGCGAACGGACAAAAGGTTATTTATGGAGATATGGATGATGTAAAGACAGAGTATGCTAACTTTAAATGCACCATTCGCGGCAAAAATGACCGGAGTATGCTGGAAGCCCTTCCCGATGTACAGCGGGTTGAACAGGATGAGGATACGTCAATTCTGTATCTTACCAAAAATGTAGAAGCAGCTTCCTGGTTGAAAAATCTTCCGGACAATTTAATGGTTCATGAGCTGTCCATTGACCGTATATCACTGCACGAAATTTTCATTGATATCGCCACAGATAAAAATTTACTTCAGGAAGCGGGTGAAGTTTATGCGTAA
- a CDS encoding aryl-sulfate sulfotransferase — protein sequence MKKTLVIFVVLAVIMVSFFVTIEIIGSEGSASSQNDTKKPKTPPVSFQPDGEVEQLSSHSEDRMSEQEKIETKLAEQYVKEPHSIKNPFVKLDPYGVAPLAAVAMFETEEPSQVTITVEGKDKYGDVTHTYEKYKTEHTVSILGLYPGYQNTVTITATTESGDTVSETVSIQTEALPDDFLTTETVEAHPEKMENGMTFIIPSTRYVYAVDHRANVRWYSTHWNSHVFQRLDNGHLLYITKEEGQNKYNEILEMNMLGKLYNSYLINLDNYEATNVVHHDAIELPSGNLLATVHDTNSGYIEDEMIEIDRETGKTVRDFSFRDVFPESFYQEYDGPSEDEGDWFHQNAVWYMKSDKSILVSSRHQDLAMKMSYPEGEVEWILAAHELWPDSYERYLLEPIGEDFKFPGGPHAIMPLPDMDNNKQTTDYLLFDNNIVITRGDDPQSEDFSRMVQYRINEEKMTVREVWSYGEERGKELFSSIVGDANYHYDTGNRMLTSGYIEAENGMNSRIIEVNDEQPADVIYEIVISGFKEDSHRQAYRAMRLPLYPEKY from the coding sequence ATGAAAAAGACACTGGTAATTTTTGTTGTACTTGCCGTCATAATGGTTTCTTTTTTTGTAACGATTGAAATAATCGGTTCGGAAGGCAGCGCGTCCAGTCAAAATGACACCAAAAAGCCCAAAACTCCGCCTGTATCGTTCCAGCCTGATGGGGAAGTGGAGCAGCTTTCATCGCACAGTGAAGACAGAATGAGCGAGCAGGAGAAAATTGAAACTAAACTGGCGGAACAATATGTCAAAGAGCCTCATTCCATTAAAAATCCGTTTGTAAAGCTTGATCCGTATGGTGTTGCACCATTGGCAGCAGTTGCTATGTTTGAAACCGAAGAGCCGTCACAGGTGACCATTACGGTCGAAGGCAAGGATAAATATGGGGATGTCACACATACATATGAAAAATATAAAACTGAGCACACCGTATCCATTCTAGGTCTTTATCCTGGCTATCAAAACACGGTCACTATTACAGCGACAACTGAGTCCGGGGATACAGTGTCGGAAACTGTCTCTATACAGACGGAAGCCTTACCGGATGATTTTCTGACTACCGAAACGGTGGAAGCCCATCCTGAAAAAATGGAAAATGGCATGACGTTCATTATCCCTAGTACAAGGTATGTGTATGCGGTTGACCATCGGGCAAATGTCCGATGGTATTCCACCCACTGGAATTCGCACGTATTTCAGCGGCTTGATAATGGCCATCTTCTTTATATCACAAAAGAAGAAGGGCAGAATAAGTACAACGAAATTTTAGAAATGAACATGCTCGGCAAATTGTATAATTCGTATCTGATCAATTTGGACAACTATGAGGCTACCAATGTGGTGCACCATGATGCAATAGAGCTGCCGAGCGGGAATTTGCTGGCAACTGTTCATGATACCAATTCAGGCTACATTGAAGATGAGATGATTGAAATTGACCGGGAGACAGGCAAAACAGTACGTGACTTTAGTTTTCGCGATGTGTTTCCGGAAAGTTTTTACCAGGAATATGATGGCCCGAGCGAGGATGAAGGTGATTGGTTCCATCAGAACGCCGTGTGGTATATGAAATCGGATAAATCCATCCTGGTCTCCAGCAGGCATCAGGACCTGGCCATGAAGATGTCATATCCGGAAGGTGAAGTGGAGTGGATTCTGGCCGCCCATGAACTATGGCCGGATTCATATGAGCGGTATTTGCTTGAGCCGATAGGTGAGGATTTTAAATTCCCCGGCGGACCGCATGCAATCATGCCGCTTCCTGATATGGACAATAATAAACAAACGACAGACTATTTGTTGTTCGATAATAATATCGTGATAACACGAGGTGATGATCCGCAAAGTGAAGACTTCAGCCGTATGGTGCAATACCGTATAAATGAGGAGAAAATGACGGTGAGAGAAGTGTGGTCATATGGTGAAGAACGTGGTAAAGAACTGTTCTCATCAATCGTTGGTGATGCGAATTATCATTATGACACCGGGAACCGAATGCTCACTTCCGGCTATATCGAAGCCGAAAACGGCATGAACAGCCGGATAATCGAGGTGAATGATGAACAACCGGCAGATGTAATCTATGAAATTGTCATCTCCGGCTTTAAAGAAGACAGTCACAGGCAGGCATACCGGGCAATGCGACTGCCGTTATACCCGGAAAAATACTGA
- a CDS encoding GNAT family N-acetyltransferase: protein MQTLQIKELESKQEITAAFPVIIQLRKHLDKDTYLDLVLDAKVNDNYRMFALYNQDRIAAVVGVKPMITLYYGRFVWVCDLVTDEASRSKGLGEKLLSYVHTWAKENNYESVALSSGLQREDAHRFYETKMDYDKVSYVFKHPLT from the coding sequence ATGCAGACATTACAGATAAAAGAACTTGAATCAAAGCAGGAAATAACGGCAGCATTCCCAGTCATCATACAACTGAGGAAGCATCTGGATAAAGATACATATCTTGATCTGGTTTTGGATGCCAAGGTGAACGACAACTATCGGATGTTTGCCCTGTATAATCAGGATCGAATTGCTGCCGTTGTCGGGGTCAAACCGATGATTACGCTGTATTATGGCAGATTTGTCTGGGTTTGTGATCTTGTAACAGATGAAGCCAGCCGATCAAAAGGATTAGGTGAGAAATTGCTTTCTTATGTACATACATGGGCCAAAGAAAATAACTACGAAAGTGTAGCACTTTCTTCGGGACTGCAACGTGAGGATGCTCACCGGTTTTATGAAACGAAAATGGATTATGATAAAGTGAGTTATGTATTTAAGCATCCGCTGACATAA
- a CDS encoding VOC family protein produces MEKEKTAQPIPIKNEMCGVFIHVTDLKKSAQWYCDVLGLELDPDNVESPVYNVPVNGPTSLTLDDHAFDKSFVHRTNPSPIFNFRVTDIDKAYTYIKGKDIQIVREIERVGDNFAWFNFADPDGNVIMACTC; encoded by the coding sequence ATGGAAAAGGAAAAAACTGCACAGCCAATTCCGATTAAAAATGAGATGTGTGGCGTGTTCATTCACGTCACGGATCTGAAAAAATCGGCGCAGTGGTATTGCGATGTTTTGGGGCTGGAGCTGGATCCGGACAATGTGGAGTCACCTGTATATAATGTGCCGGTCAACGGTCCCACCAGTCTGACATTGGATGATCACGCATTTGATAAAAGCTTTGTGCACCGGACAAATCCAAGTCCGATTTTCAATTTTCGCGTTACAGACATTGATAAGGCCTATACATATATTAAGGGTAAGGACATTCAAATTGTTAGGGAGATTGAACGGGTAGGAGATAATTTTGCCTGGTTTAACTTTGCCGATCCGGATGGGAATGTGATTATGGCTTGTACCTGCTGA
- the eutH gene encoding ethanolamine utilization protein EutH — protein MGINDIIILIVVGFMCVGALDKCIGNKMGLGDRFTDGFMAMGTLTLAMVGIISLSPVIAGLLTPIVAPVYHLIGADPASFANTILAIDMGGYSLAQEMSVSEESELFSWVFLGTMMGPTIVFTIPVALGIIEKEDQPYFAKGILVGLITVPLGCLIGGLTGGLGLVMILKNLLPAILFSALIAIGLWKKPGQMIYGFSIFGKFIEIVAIVGLAAIIVETLTGITVIENMLPISEGIQIIGMIAIFLAGAFPMVAFISKAFKKPLEKFGSALGISNTSTTGLVASLAHAIPMLVLVKEMEPRGKVINIAFAVSGAFVFGSHLGFVAGINREIAFAMIVGKLAGGISAVLLAILLLPKTETEINKRSDTVHV, from the coding sequence ATGGGTATTAATGACATAATTATTTTGATTGTAGTCGGGTTTATGTGCGTTGGTGCACTTGATAAATGTATAGGGAACAAAATGGGGCTGGGTGATCGGTTCACGGATGGCTTTATGGCAATGGGGACGCTCACACTGGCGATGGTTGGAATTATCTCCCTGTCACCGGTCATTGCCGGATTGCTGACACCGATTGTTGCGCCTGTATATCACCTGATTGGCGCAGACCCTGCTTCATTTGCAAATACAATACTGGCGATCGATATGGGAGGGTATTCCCTTGCGCAGGAAATGTCGGTCAGTGAGGAGTCTGAGCTCTTTTCATGGGTCTTTTTGGGCACGATGATGGGCCCGACAATTGTTTTTACGATTCCTGTTGCTTTGGGAATAATTGAAAAAGAAGATCAGCCATATTTTGCGAAAGGGATTCTGGTGGGGTTAATCACGGTGCCTTTAGGCTGTCTTATCGGCGGGCTTACCGGTGGACTGGGCCTCGTCATGATCCTGAAAAATCTGCTGCCGGCAATCTTGTTTTCGGCTCTGATTGCCATTGGGTTGTGGAAGAAACCAGGACAGATGATTTACGGATTTTCCATTTTTGGCAAGTTCATTGAGATCGTTGCAATTGTTGGACTGGCGGCAATTATTGTGGAGACACTGACTGGCATTACTGTGATCGAAAACATGCTGCCAATAAGTGAAGGCATCCAGATTATCGGAATGATTGCCATTTTTCTGGCAGGTGCTTTCCCGATGGTTGCGTTCATTTCAAAGGCCTTCAAAAAACCGTTGGAAAAATTCGGATCTGCACTTGGGATCAGTAACACATCGACAACCGGACTGGTGGCATCATTAGCACACGCTATTCCCATGCTCGTACTTGTCAAAGAAATGGAACCAAGGGGGAAAGTGATCAATATCGCCTTCGCGGTAAGCGGTGCGTTTGTATTCGGCAGCCACCTCGGTTTTGTTGCGGGAATAAACCGTGAAATTGCGTTCGCTATGATTGTGGGTAAACTTGCCGGGGGAATCAGCGCAGTACTGCTGGCAATCTTGTTATTGCCAAAGACGGAGACGGAAATAAATAAAAGGAGTGACACAGTTCATGTATGA